In a single window of the Osmerus eperlanus chromosome 4, fOsmEpe2.1, whole genome shotgun sequence genome:
- the LOC134018608 gene encoding rho GTPase-activating protein 39-like isoform X4: MLVKVSNADRNQSASLTGSQRLVRPGSPGGSAPGDRPRPPAKMEPKHTPVSSKAAPPIYDEPPHEPPIYEDPPPDMLAHTRLLQYPAPQPPRRHTRHPSDTEYSPAGRECIKHMVNVEPAVCKTAALYHPSPQYPLSPPPLPSLPALPSPPLPQTPTDAPDHETWGSPSPAFPSTSSQPHPQPHPQPQTRELSLEKAASWRLLEASVRRNMEPRHSRQNSLANQEYPAPATVTYQDSGYSTGPSPSVRRRRRALEGVAGARPGSLGSSGELSVVSERLMAKRDSRVSLETQLSEGSTPRSSLQALARPGGPRDNLTSSSHSLTPSANNHGDSALSTLAADGEGCYKPTYGKKMSLDASILSSPENPCQAGSVEGRGQMEPSQPQGVTGQVVARDRSQGVGGRRGGGAGGGGGVYQYTPWSQPPPDSSIEAWANQNLNVHTQGLFRRRLSLASMLAWSPASIKKPMLASCGPALRKQACEMFRLVQVYMGERSPRSGRLPPHNSGLTLVTWGWSVQGLRDELYVQLVKQTTDNPGLASLRAGWELLAICLAFFSPSASFTRYLQAYIHKHMEPSHDDMITWRMAEQQDARSKKNSKSRKKRKQNTEGEEEEGLPISTYAKYCYRKLQKVALTGGKKGLRKPSLEELCQGRRAIVTPSLFGSSLEEVMERQALSYPERRLPWVQVQLSLAVLALGGAHTEGIFRVPGDIDEVNALKLQVDQWNIPENLPDPNVPASLLKLWYRELEEPLIPQSFYQDCVSNHDDPESAVRVVQSLPELNRLVLCYFIHFLQVFAQPVNVSKTKMDVNNLAMVMAPNCLRCQSDEPLVIFQNTRREMSFLRTLIVHLDTTDITSIT; this comes from the exons ATGTTGGTCAAGGTCAGCAACGCGGACAGGAACCAATCAGCTAGCCTCACTGGTTCCCAACGTCTTGTCCGTCCTGGGAGTCCTGGTGGCTCCGCCCCCGGTGACAGACCCCGCCCTCCAGCCAAGATGGAGCCAAAACACACGCCCGTCTCAAGCAAGGCTGCCCCCCCCATCTACGACGAGCCTCCCCATGAGCCCCCCATCTATGAAGACCCTCCCCCGGACATGCTGGCCCACACCAGGCTGCTGCAGTAccccgccccccagcccccgcgCAGACACACCCGACACCCCTCCGACACGGAGTACAGCCCTGCGGGACGGGAGTGCATCAAACACATGGTGAACGTGGAGCCTGCCGTCTGTAAGACTGCTGCCCTCTACCACCCCAGCCCTCAGTAccccctctccccgccccccctgccctccttacCCGCTCTGCCCTCACCACCCTTGCCCCAGACGCCCACAGACGCCCCAGATCATGAAACATGGGGATCTCCTTCCCCTGCTTTTCCCTCTACCTcttcccagccccacccccagccccacccccagccccagaccaGGGAGCTGAGCCTGGAAAAGGCGGCGTCCTGGCGCCTCCTGGAGGCCAGTGTCCGAAGGAACATGGAGCCGCGCCACAGTCGACAGAACAGCCTCGCCAATCAGGAGTACCCGGCCCCTGCCACTGTGACCTACCAGGACTCAGGATACTCCACAGGGCCCTCCCCCagcgtgaggaggaggaggcgggcgcTGGAGGGCGTGGCCGGGGCTCGGCCCGGCTCGCTGGGCAGCAGTGGAGAGCTGAGCGTGGTGAGCGAGCGCCTGATGGCCAAGAGAGACAGCAGGGTCAGTCTGGAGACGCAGCTGTCAGAGGGCTCCACCCCCCGCAGCAGCCTGCAGGCCCTGGCCAGACCTGGGGGCCCCCGGGACAACCTGACGTCCAGCAGCCACTCTCTGACCCCCTCCGCCAATAACCATGGCGACTCGGCCCTCTCAACCCTGGCCGCAGATGGCGAGGGCTGTTATAAACCGACCTATGGGAAGAAGATGTCGCTGGACGCAAGCATCCTGTCCTCACCAGAGAACCCTTGTCAG gCAGGAAGTGTGGAGGGCCGGGGGCAGATGGAACCCTCCCAACCGCAGGGTGTCACTGGGCAGGTTGTCGCAAGAGACCGTAgccaaggggtgggggggaggagggggggtggggctggaggagggggaggagtgtacCAGTACACCCCCTGGAGccagccccccccagacagCAGCATAGAGGCATGGGCCAACCAGAACCTCAACGTGCACACCCAGGGACTCTTCCGCCGCCGCCTCTCATTGGCCAGCATGCTCGCCTGGAGTCCCGCCTCCATCAAGAAGCCCATGCTGGCGAGCTGTGGCCCCGCCCTCAGGAAGCAGGCGTGTGAGATGTTCCGGCTGGTGCAGGTGTACATGGGAGAGCGCTCGCCCCGCTCCGGACGCCTGCCCCCCCACAACTCGGGGCTGACCCTGGTGACCTGGGGCTGGAGCGTGCAGGGCCTGAGGGACGAGCTGTACGTCCAGCTGGTCAAACAGACCACAGATAACCCGGGGCTGGCCAGCCTGCGGGCCGGTTGGGAGCTTCTGGCCATCTGCCTCgccttcttctccccctctgcctcgttCACACGCTACCTGCAGGCCTACATCCACAAACACATGGAGCCCAGCCACGACGACatga tcaCGTGGCGCATGGCGGAGCAGCAGGACGCGAGGAGTAAGAAGAACTCCAAgtccaggaagaagaggaaacagaacactgagggggaggaagaggagg GACTACCAATCAGCACTTATGCAAAGTACTGCTACCGCAAGCTGCAGAAGGTGGCACTCACAGGAGGCaagaag GGCCTGAGGAAGCCCAGCCTGGAGGAGCTGTGTCAGGGCCGCAGGGCCATCGTCACCCCCTCTCTGTTCGGCTcctccctggaggaggtgatggagcgCCAGGCCCTCAGCTACCCTGAGCGCCGCCTGCCCTGGGTGCAGGTCCAGCTCTCCCTGGCCGTCCTGGCCCTCGGGGGGGCGCACACGGAGGGCATCTTcag GGTTCCAGGGGACATTGATGAGGTCAATGCTCTGAAGCTTCAGGTCGACCAGTGGAACATTCCAGAAAACCTCCCGGACCCAAACGTACCTG CGTCTCTGTTGAAACTGTGGTACCGGGAGCTGGAGGAGCCTCTCATCCCTCAGAGTTTCTATCAGGACTGTGTTAGTAACCATGACGACCCTGAGTCTGCTGTCCGAGTGGTCCAGTCCCTGCCGGAACTGAACAGACTGGTGCTCTGCTACTTCATCCACTTcctacag GTGTTTGCCCAGCCAGTCAATGTCAGTAAGACAAAGATGGATGTCAACAACCTTGCCATGGTTATGGCCCCAAACTGCCTGCGCTGCCAATCAGATGAGCCGCTGGTCATCTTCCAGAACACGCGCAGAGAGATGTCCTTCCTGCGCACGCTCATCGTCCACCTGGACACCActgacatcaccagcatcacatgA